CCGGCGCCATGCGGCGCGAGCGCGGACAGTTGTGGGACGGCGCACCGGTCAGCCAGGTGGAACAGGCGCTGGCCGGCGCGATCGATGCGGCGCGCGCCACGCTGGCGTTGCAGCAGGCGGCCGGCGAGAAGGCAGGCCAGGATGTCGCCCGCGCCAGCGAGGCGCAGGCGCAGAACACCCAGCGTCGCGAGGTTCTCGCCGCTGCCGTCGAAACCGCGGCCATGAGAGTCTCCGCATGGCTGGCCGCATTCCCGGCACTGAACCCAGCGCTCGATCCGATCGACGGGATGGCAGCGCTGGCGGCGCTGCTGGCGGTGACGCCTGAAGACATCCGTGCGGAACGCGCCGCCATCGAAGCGCTCGACGCCGGCGTGGCGCGCGCGGCGACGGTGCTGGCGGAGCGGCGCGCCCAGCGCGAGCAGCATCAGCTAGCGGCGCCGGCCGACGCCGAAGCTGGCGCGGAGCCGGCGGCCGCGGCGCTGTCCGCCGTGCTGGCCGAGCGCAAGGTGGCGGACGACCTGGCCGCCGGCCTGCGCCTGGCCGCGGCGCAGGACGACGCGCGCCGCACCATCGGCGCCGCCGTGCTGGCCGACATCGAGAAGCAGCAGGTGGCCGAACGGCGCTGGGGCAGGCTCGCCGAGCTGATTGGTTCGCCTGACGGAAAGAAGTTTCGCAATTACGCGCAGCAGTTCACGCTCGACGTGCTGCTCGGGTACGCCAACAACCACCTGTCGGAACTGGCCAGGCGCTATCGGCTGGAGCGGATCGTCAACAGCGGCGGTCCGTCGCTTGGCCTGCTGGTGCGCGACCAGGACATGGGCGGCGAGGTGCGCGGCGTGAACTCGCTGTCGGGCGGCGAGTCCTTCCTGGTGTCGCTGGCGCTCGCGCTGGGACTGGCGTCGCTGTCGTCGAACCGGGTCAAGGTGGAGTCGCTGTTCATCGACGAGGGCTTCGGCAGCCTCGATAGCGAAACCCTGCGCGTGGCGATGGACGCGCTGGACGGCCTGCAGTCGATGGGGCGCAAGGTCGGCGTGATCTCGCACGTGCAGGAGATGACGGAGCGGATCTCGACGCGGATCGTGGTGCAGCCGTCTGGGGGCGGGAGCAGCAGCGTGACTGTTCAATAGATAGCCTCAACTTCGGGGTCAGGTCCGGCGGACCTGACCCCAGGGGTTGGGCAGCGCCGGTGATAGAATGTCGCCCTCTCCCATTCCGAACATTGATCGATCATGCTCAAACCTGCCCGCATCCTGACCTTTAAATGCGCCAAATGCTCGAAAGCGGTCAAAGTCTTCCTGCAAAAGGTGTCGGCCTGCTCGCACATCCAGCCCTACCAGGGCATCTGCGACTGCGGCGAAGTGAAGCGCCACGCCACCGGCAACAAGGACGCCGTCCAGTCCTATCTCGCCTCGAACGGCGAGGGCTGGATGCACCATCATTAAAAATATCAAAAAAACAGCTAAAGTAAACCGTTGGCTGGTCGTTATCCTCCATATGCTCATCAACTTCGATGAAGGCTGAAGGATCATGACTCTGATTTCCGCCCTGGGTCCGCGCCCTTTCCAATCGCTGTCGCCCCGTCCCGAATGGCAGGACGGCGCGGGCGCGCAAGCCGCATCCGCCACTGGCAAGGTCGCTGCGCGTTTGCCCGTGGTCGAACCGGTTGCGCAGTCGTCCGGCAGCGTGAGCCTGTCGCAGCAGGCCTTGAACGCCCGCCTGGCGCAGTTGGGCGACCAGACGGTTGATGCGGCGCAAAGCCTCATCGGCAGCTTCGCGCAAGCCCTGTTCGGCGACGCCTCGAAGGGCGCCAGCTTCAATTTCGACGCGATCAGCGTCTCGGCCGACACCAGCATGTCCGCGCAGGTCGCGCACGTGTCGGCCGCCGGCGGCGCCAGCGTCGATGCCGCCGCGCTCCGGTTCGACGAAAGCGCTTCGTTCCTCGGCCGCGGCAAGATCGTCACCAGCGACGGCCAGTCCTACGATTTCACCCTCGAAGTCAAATACGCAGCTTCGGCGTCCGCATCGGCCGCGGAAGCCGTCGTGCCCGACACGGTCACCCTGACTGGCAAGGAGCTGCCGCCGATCGAATACCCTGGCAGCCTGTCCGACCTGTTCAAGGTGCTCGGCCGCCAGCTCGAAGTGAAGGCCGATTCCGGCGATGGCATCAGCGGCCAGGGCAACCTGTCGATGCGCCTGCTCCGCCTGGTCAACAGCGCCGCGCTGCTGGCCCCGCGCGTGCGCGCGGACGCGCCGGCAGCAACGCCGGCCGAGCGCAACCGCGCGCTGGCGTCCTACGCCGCGCCGGCCGACAGCGGCGCCGTCACCTCGGCGTAAGCCCCGGCCGGAGGGCCGACCACCTATAATGGCGGATTGTCCTTTTCGATTGCCCGCCATGTCCGTTTCGCCCGCCCCCGACGCCCCTGCCCGCATTCATTGGAGCGAAGGCGGCGCCGACCACTCGGCGCTGTGGCGCTCCGAAAGCGGCATGCCCGCGCCGAAAAAAGTCGTCATCGCCAACGACCAGACCCCGGCCGACACGGCCTATCGCCTCGCCTGCGAAGGCACCGCGCTGCTGTGGCGCGGCGATTTCCAGAACGCGCGCCAGCTGCTGCAGGCGCTGGCGCGGCGCGCCGACCACAAGGGCAAGCGCGCGAAGGCGCCCAAGATTCCCGCCTCGCCTGCCGAAGCGTTTCACCTGCACCGCCAGGCCCAGTCGCAGCGCGCGCGTACGCTGGCCATGCTGCTGATTCCCTTCGACGCCGACTACACGATCCCGCTGCGCCGCGCGCCGGACGTTTCGCTGGCCTGCAACGAGGCCTACGGGCGCCCGACCGAGCCCTTCGTCGCTTCGCTGCGCGAACTGCTTGGCCTGATCGGCGCGCACGAATGGCGCAAGAACGGCGTCGAGATCGCGGCGCTGGGCGATCGCATCCATCCTTATTACGGCGTGTTCTCGCCGATCCGCGGCGAGTACCTCGAGCTGGTCAACCAGGCGCCGCTGCCGGCCAACGCGAAGCTGGCGTTCGACATCGGCACCGGCACCGGCGTGCTGGCGGCGCTGCTGGCGCGGCGCGGCGTCACCAAAATCGTCGCCACCGACATGGACCAGCGCGCGCTGTCGTGCGCGCGCGAGAACCTGCATCGCCTCGGTTTCGACGACCGGGTCGAGGTGGTGAAGGCCGACCTGTTCCCCGATGGCCAGGCGCCGCTCATCGTCTGCAATCCGCCATGGCTGCCGGGCCGTCCGAGCTCCTCGATCGAGAGCGCGATCTACGATCCGGACAGCCGCATGCTCAAAGGCTTCCTCGGTGGCCTGGTGGCCCACCTGGCGGCCGGCGGCGAAGGCTGGCTGATCCTGTCCGACCTGGCCGAACACCTTGGCCTGCGCCCGCGCGAACAGCTGCTCGCGATGATCGCCGCGGCCGGCCTGAAGGTCGTCGCGCGCCACGACGTGCGCCCGACCCACCCGCGCGCCAGCGACGCCAGCGACCCGCTGCATGCGGCCCGCGCGGCCGAAGTGACGTCCTTGTGGCGCCTCGCTGCACAATAGAAAAGCTCGCCATTGCGCCCGCGGCCGATAGTCCGTATAATCGTTCCTGCGGGGTGGAGCAGTCTGGCAGCTCGTCGGGCTCATAACCCGAAGGTCACAGGTTCAAATCCTGTCCCCGCAACCAAACACTGTGTTAAACATCGAGCCCGACTCTTGCAGCCGGGCTTTTGTTTTCTGCGGCGCGAAAAGCGCGCGGCAAACAAGGCAGCAACGAAGCGACATGAGAGACAAAAAAGACAACGCGACGTTTGACCTGTTGGGCTTCGATGACGATCTGCCGCCGCCGCCGCCCGCCGCCCTCCCCGCGCCGGCCAAGCGCGCGGCGCGTCCCCGCAGCGCCGGCCTGCGCCAGGAACAGCTCGAACTGCTCGAAGAAACCGACGCCTCCGGCCTGCCGGTCTGGCGCCGCGACGAAGGCACCGACCTGACCGGCCTGCCCGTGTGGGCCGCCTCCTGCTAGACTGTCGCATTCGCGGTACCCGCAGCTCCCTGCTACTTTTGTATCGGCCACACCAATGACCCTCAACGCCTTTTCCACGCTGCCGCTGGCGCCAGCCATGCTGGCCAACCTCGACGCCCTCGGCTACAAAGAGATGACCACGATCCAGGCCGAGAGCCTGCCGGCGGTGCTGGAAGGCCGCGACCTGATCGCGCAGGCCAAGACCGGCAGCGGCAAGACCGCGGCGTTCGGCATCGGCATCCTGCACAAGCTCAATCCCGCCTGGTTTGCGATCCAGGGACTGGTGATGTGCCCGACCCGCGAGCTGGCCGACCAGGTGGCCAATGAATTGCGCCGGCTGGCGCGCGGCGTCGGCAACGTCAAGGTCCTGACGCTGACCGGCGGCACCGCGATGCGCCCGCAAATCGCGTCGCTCGAACACGGCGCGCACATCGTCGTCGGCACCCCGGGCCGGATCCGCGATCACCTCGGACGCGGCACCATCAACCTGGACAAGGTGCAGACGCTGGTGCTCGACGAGGCCGACCGCATGACCGACATGGGCTTCTACGACGAGATCGCCGGCATCGTCAGCGCCTGCCCGGCGCGGCGCCAGACCTTGCTGTTCTCGGCCACCTACCCCGACGACATCCGCGTCGCCACCGAACACTTCCTGCGCGATCCGCTCGAAGTGACGGTCGAAGCGCAGCACAGCGCCGACCAGATCGAGCAGCGCTTCTACGAGGTCGGCTTCGACGAGCGCGATGCGGCTGTCGGCAAGCTGCTCAAGCACTTCAAGCCGGCGTCCACGCTGGCCTTCTGCAATACCAAGGTCCACTGCCGCGAACTGGCCGACGAACTGCGCTCGCAGGGGTTCTCGGCGCTCGCGCTGTACGGCGAACTGGAACAGCGCGAACGCGACGAGATCCTGGTGCTGTTCGCGAACCGCAGCTGCTCGGTGCTGGTGGCCACCGATGTCGCCGCGCGCGGCCTCGACATCGCCAACCTGGGCGCGGTGATCAACGTCGACGTGTCGAAGGACACCGAGGTGCACATCCACCGCGTGGGCCGCACCGGCCGCGCCGGCGAATCGGGACTCGCGCTGTCGCTGTGCGCGCCGAACGAGAAGAAATGGGTGCGCCTGATCGAGGAGTACCAGGGCGCGCCGGTCAGCTGGCACGACATCAAGGAGCTCGACGACGAGCACGAGGAAGCGGCGCCGGCGCCGATGGTCACCCTGGTCATCATGGGCGGCAAGAAGGACAAGCTGCGTCCCGGCGACGTGCTGGGCGCGCTGACCGGCGACGCCGGGCTGGTCAAGGAGCAGGTCGGCAAGATCAACGTGACCGAATTCCAGACCTATGTCGCGCTGGACCGTCACGTGGCCGAGCAGGCGTTTGCGCGCCTGAACGCCGGCAACAAGCTGGGTCGCGACTTCGGCTCGATCAAGGGGCGCAGCTTCAAGATGCGCTTCATCAACGCCTGACCACGGCGCCTGCCCGGGATGCACGTTAGCGCGTGCACTCCCATGCCAAATCTGGCATTATTGCTGTAGATAAACATAAGGCGAATTCCGCCTGAATATATGACAACGCCAACTCCTGCCGCCGCGGCCGCCGGGACCGAGTCGCCCGAAGCGCTCGCCCTGAAGCACGCCTTCCTGCGCGGCGCCGGGATACCGGCCGACGCCATCTCCGCCGAACTGACGCCTGAACTGATGGAGCTGGTCGGCAAGCTGCTGGCCAACTCGCTGCAGGGCGCGATCGAGCAGCTGGCGCTGCGCTCGCTGGTGAAGCAGGAAGTGCATGCCGACCAGACGATGGTGTTGGTACGCAACAACAATCCACTCAAGTTTTTTCCCGACAGCCAGACCGTGCTGACCCAGATGCTGCGCAAGAAAATGCCCGGCTTCATGGAGCCGCTTGAAGCGGTGGCGGACGCACGCCACGACCTGCGCGGCCACCAGCTCGGCGTCGTGGCCGGCGCCAGCGCCAGCATGCGCGCGCTGATCGAGCGCGTCGAGCCGGCCCGCCTTGAAGCATCGCTGCCGGCGCCCGGCCTGCTCGACAAGCTGGCGCCTTCGCGCCGCCAGGCCGCGCTGTGGCAGCAGTTCGTGCAGGAATACGCCGCCATCGCCGGCGAATCGCAGGACCAGTTCAAGACCGTGTTCGGCCCGGCCTTCCTCGCCGCTTACGAACAGGAAGTCGCGCGCTTCAACGACGAGGCGCGCAATGCATGACGCTTGCGCGGTGCGCCTATCATGGGCGCAGGTCAGCGAGACCGGCTCGCGCGCTTCGAACCAGGATGCGATCGGCGCGGCGCGCAACGGCGACCTGGCCTGCTTCGCGATTGCCGACGGCACCGGCGGCCACCGCGGCGGCGAAGTCGCTTCGCGCATCGCCGTCGACTCCTTGATCCGCGCGTTCTGCGACGGGCCGGCGTTCGGCACGCAGGCACTGCTTGGCTACGTGGACCAGGCCATCGGCCAGGTGGAGCAAGCCAGGCGCGGCGACCCGGACCTTTCCGACATGAGCACCACCATCGCCACCCTGCTGGTCGATCAGCACAGCGCGCGGGCCGTATGGGCCCACCTCGGCGACAGCCGCATCTACCTTTTCCGCGCCGGCCGCGTGCTCGCCGTCACCCGCGACCACAGCCTGGCGCAGCAGCTGGTGGATGCCGGCTACATCGATGCCGCGCAATTGCGCGAGCACCCGCAGCGCAATATCCTGCTGGCGGCGGCCGGCGCCCAGGGTGAGATTGGCGTGGCCGCAAGCGGCGACCCGGTAGCACTGATGCCCGGCGACGCCCTGCTCGCCTGCAGCGACGGCCTGTGGGAGTGGGTGCGCGAAGAAGAGATGGAACAGGCGCTGCTTGAAACGGGCCGCAGCGAGGACTGGCTGGCGGCGATGTGCGCCACCGCCGACGCCGCGGTCAAGGCGGCCGGCAAGGCGCGCGACAATTATTCGGCGTACGCGATCCGCGTGCACCATCAGGAACCAG
This window of the Massilia sp. R2A-15 genome carries:
- the dbpA gene encoding ATP-dependent RNA helicase DbpA produces the protein MTLNAFSTLPLAPAMLANLDALGYKEMTTIQAESLPAVLEGRDLIAQAKTGSGKTAAFGIGILHKLNPAWFAIQGLVMCPTRELADQVANELRRLARGVGNVKVLTLTGGTAMRPQIASLEHGAHIVVGTPGRIRDHLGRGTINLDKVQTLVLDEADRMTDMGFYDEIAGIVSACPARRQTLLFSATYPDDIRVATEHFLRDPLEVTVEAQHSADQIEQRFYEVGFDERDAAVGKLLKHFKPASTLAFCNTKVHCRELADELRSQGFSALALYGELEQRERDEILVLFANRSCSVLVATDVAARGLDIANLGAVINVDVSKDTEVHIHRVGRTGRAGESGLALSLCAPNEKKWVRLIEEYQGAPVSWHDIKELDDEHEEAAPAPMVTLVIMGGKKDKLRPGDVLGALTGDAGLVKEQVGKINVTEFQTYVALDRHVAEQAFARLNAGNKLGRDFGSIKGRSFKMRFINA
- the tagH gene encoding type VI secretion system-associated FHA domain protein TagH yields the protein MTTPTPAAAAAGTESPEALALKHAFLRGAGIPADAISAELTPELMELVGKLLANSLQGAIEQLALRSLVKQEVHADQTMVLVRNNNPLKFFPDSQTVLTQMLRKKMPGFMEPLEAVADARHDLRGHQLGVVAGASASMRALIERVEPARLEASLPAPGLLDKLAPSRRQAALWQQFVQEYAAIAGESQDQFKTVFGPAFLAAYEQEVARFNDEARNA
- a CDS encoding PP2C family serine/threonine-protein phosphatase → MHDACAVRLSWAQVSETGSRASNQDAIGAARNGDLACFAIADGTGGHRGGEVASRIAVDSLIRAFCDGPAFGTQALLGYVDQAIGQVEQARRGDPDLSDMSTTIATLLVDQHSARAVWAHLGDSRIYLFRAGRVLAVTRDHSLAQQLVDAGYIDAAQLREHPQRNILLAAAGAQGEIGVAASGDPVALMPGDALLACSDGLWEWVREEEMEQALLETGRSEDWLAAMCATADAAVKAAGKARDNYSAYAIRVHHQEPAA
- a CDS encoding class I SAM-dependent methyltransferase — translated: MSVSPAPDAPARIHWSEGGADHSALWRSESGMPAPKKVVIANDQTPADTAYRLACEGTALLWRGDFQNARQLLQALARRADHKGKRAKAPKIPASPAEAFHLHRQAQSQRARTLAMLLIPFDADYTIPLRRAPDVSLACNEAYGRPTEPFVASLRELLGLIGAHEWRKNGVEIAALGDRIHPYYGVFSPIRGEYLELVNQAPLPANAKLAFDIGTGTGVLAALLARRGVTKIVATDMDQRALSCARENLHRLGFDDRVEVVKADLFPDGQAPLIVCNPPWLPGRPSSSIESAIYDPDSRMLKGFLGGLVAHLAAGGEGWLILSDLAEHLGLRPREQLLAMIAAAGLKVVARHDVRPTHPRASDASDPLHAARAAEVTSLWRLAAQ